One Coffea arabica cultivar ET-39 chromosome 5e, Coffea Arabica ET-39 HiFi, whole genome shotgun sequence DNA segment encodes these proteins:
- the LOC113687953 gene encoding 14-3-3 protein 9 isoform X2 — protein sequence MTEMVDAMKKVAKMDVELTVEERNLLSVGYKNVIGARRASWRILSSIEQKEESRGNEQNVKRIKEYRQKVENELTDICSDIMAVIDEHLIPSCTAGESSVFYYKMKGDYYRYLAEFKSGNDRKEVADLSLKAYEAATSAAESGLPPTHPIRLGLALNFSVFYYEIMNSPERACHLAKQAFDEAISELDSLNEESYKDSTLIMQLLRDNLTLWTSDIPEDAEDAQKIDGANKGGEDAE from the exons ATGACAGAGATGGTGGATGCAATGAAAAAGGTGGCAAAGATGGATGTGGAGTTGACAGTGGAGGAGAGAAATTTGCTGTCTGTGGGGTACAAAAATGTCATTGGAGCACGGAGGGCTTCCTGGAGGATTTTATCTTCCATTGAGCAGAAAGAGGAGTCAAGAGGAAACGAGCAGAATGTGAAGCGGATAAAGGAATATAGGCAAAAGGTCGAGAATGAGCTGACGGATATTTGTAGCGATATCATGGCAGTGATCGATGAGCATCTCATTCCCTCATGCACAGCCGGGGAATCATCAGTGTTTTACTATAAGAT GAAAGGGGATTATTACAGGTATCTTGCAGAGTTCAAGAGTGGTAATGACAGAAAAGAGGTTGCTGATCTTTCGCTTAAAGCATATGAG GCTGCTACCAGTGCTGCAGAATCTGGTTTACCTCCTACTCATCCCATTAGATTGGGTTTGGCTTTGAATTTTTCTGTCTTCTATTATGAGATCATGAATTCTCCTGAGAG GGCTTGTCACCTTGCCAAGCAAGCATTTGATGAAGCAATTTCGGAGCTGGATAGCCTTAATGAAGAGTCTTACAAAGATAGTACGTTGATCATGCAACTTCTTAGGGACAACCTTACCCTGTGGACCTCTGATATCCCCGAGGATGCAG AAGATGCACAGAAGATCGATGGTGCCAACAAAGGTGGCGAGGATGCTGAG TGA
- the LOC113687953 gene encoding 14-3-3 protein 9 isoform X1, with amino-acid sequence MAAAKERENFVYVAKLAEQAERYDEMVDAMKKVAKMDVELTVEERNLLSVGYKNVIGARRASWRILSSIEQKEESRGNEQNVKRIKEYRQKVENELTDICSDIMAVIDEHLIPSCTAGESSVFYYKMKGDYYRYLAEFKSGNDRKEVADLSLKAYEAATSAAESGLPPTHPIRLGLALNFSVFYYEIMNSPERACHLAKQAFDEAISELDSLNEESYKDSTLIMQLLRDNLTLWTSDIPEDAEDAQKIDGANKGGEDAE; translated from the exons ATGGCAGCTGCTAAAGAACGTGAAAACTTCGTCTACGTTGCCAAACTCGCCGAGCAAGCTGAGCGCTACGATG AGATGGTGGATGCAATGAAAAAGGTGGCAAAGATGGATGTGGAGTTGACAGTGGAGGAGAGAAATTTGCTGTCTGTGGGGTACAAAAATGTCATTGGAGCACGGAGGGCTTCCTGGAGGATTTTATCTTCCATTGAGCAGAAAGAGGAGTCAAGAGGAAACGAGCAGAATGTGAAGCGGATAAAGGAATATAGGCAAAAGGTCGAGAATGAGCTGACGGATATTTGTAGCGATATCATGGCAGTGATCGATGAGCATCTCATTCCCTCATGCACAGCCGGGGAATCATCAGTGTTTTACTATAAGAT GAAAGGGGATTATTACAGGTATCTTGCAGAGTTCAAGAGTGGTAATGACAGAAAAGAGGTTGCTGATCTTTCGCTTAAAGCATATGAG GCTGCTACCAGTGCTGCAGAATCTGGTTTACCTCCTACTCATCCCATTAGATTGGGTTTGGCTTTGAATTTTTCTGTCTTCTATTATGAGATCATGAATTCTCCTGAGAG GGCTTGTCACCTTGCCAAGCAAGCATTTGATGAAGCAATTTCGGAGCTGGATAGCCTTAATGAAGAGTCTTACAAAGATAGTACGTTGATCATGCAACTTCTTAGGGACAACCTTACCCTGTGGACCTCTGATATCCCCGAGGATGCAG AAGATGCACAGAAGATCGATGGTGCCAACAAAGGTGGCGAGGATGCTGAG TGA